CAGTCGCTTTTCTGAGCAAAATGTCTTAATTTGATTTAAGCAAAAGCAAAATTATCTTCATTAGCCAGAAAGTCAGCAGGGGTATTACTAACTATTGCCAAATCATTACCTTTAGCAGAAATTAACGCTCCAGCATCAGTTTGGGTAATACTCAGGTCGTCGTAGCCAATACCTAAGCCAGAAATACCGATGACATCCTCGCCACTAGTAAAGTCAGTAATAGTGTTAGGAGATTCAGGATATTGACTATTGGCAATCCAGAATTGATCTGAGCCTAAGTTACCAGTAATAGTATTGTCGCCACCAGAGAGAACAAATAACTGGTCATCATCTCCATCAGCAAAAATGCGATCGCTTTCACCTAAGATAAAGACATCTTGACCATTGCCACCATAGGCGCGGTTATTTCCCTCACCAGGAGAAAGATCGATTAGATCATCACCTTCACCAGTAAAGATCAGGTTGTTGCTAGTATCAAAATCAAGACCCGCTTCTAAGATATCGTCTTTTAAAGTACCAAATACAGATGTGGGAGTGTCTTCACCCATATCCGAAATATCTTCAGGCGCATCAGTAGTCAAGAAACTTAATTGACCACCCTCAACTAAATCAGCTTTGGCAATTATGCCATCTTCAACACTATGAGCCTGAACATCGAAGATAAAGCGCGTTCCAGGTTCTTCATCAAATAGCTCAGAAACATCGAGAATCCCTGAAGACTCCCAGTTGCCAATATCATCTGGTTCGGGGTCAGTTTGACCCTCTGGTAAAGCAGAACGATCCATTTGAGCTACGCGAGTTAGTTCACCAGAATTAGGATTTAGCTTCCAAATTGAAGCTTCTTCGCCAGAAGTTCCGCCAAAATCCTCATCTTCAACCGTAGCTCGATCTTCTTGAATATAGATATAACCATCATCCGACCAATCTGTATTATCAGGACTACGGACACCGAAATCAGAACCCTTAAATTGACCATTTCCTGCATCATCCCCATCATAGAGAATGTCAATTTGTCCAGTCAAAGGAGCGCCAGATTCGCCAAACTCCGTACTTATTTTGTAAGTTGTACCATAGTTATCCTCTGCAAAACGTCCACCACGACCAGTAGAATTTAGCACCGCTTGAGTGCCATCTTCTGGGTTGGTCGCTACATCTTCAGGACGAGAGAATTGGAAACCACCCGCATCAATAGACATTTGATCTTGCTGTGCTTGAGTTGCAAACCCTTGTTCATCATAACCAAGCTCATCTTGGATCTCGCCATCATCATTAGTATCTACTGCCGAACCTGACTTGTCAGGGCGATAGTAATCAAGCTCTAGCCAGCTACCAGCTTGACTGTTTCCAGTACCATTAAAACCAGCAGGATCGGGTGCATTATCATCGTCTACTTCTTCCCCATCTTCATCTGTGAAAGTAGGAGTGTCAGCAAGATCGCCCTCAGGAACCCAAGTATAAAGTTTTCCGCCTGCTAAACCATTGCGTTCGAGTAACCCTGCGCCTTCAGTAGTATCTTTTTCCCCAACATACATGGTTAAGGGCGCGCCTTCGCGATCATCTCCTACCAAGAAAGCAACCTGATCGGTAGTGCCAGTATCCAATTCAGTAACATTTTCCCAAGCAGCACGACCCATCCAAGGCACAGCCTGAAGAGTATTAGTAGCGGGATCGAGAACAAATTCTGTACCACCAGCAGTTTCTTCGCCAGTGAAGAACAAACTGTCTGTTAAACCGCGACCTTCACCAAATTGATTTGCTTCGATATAGTGTGCCGAACAAAGACGATTAAGACCTTCGTATTCTAAGTCTGTAATTTCGTTTACCTTTTCACCATTGCGGTTAATAATCTTGTCATAAGCCAAGCCTGAATCTTCAAGTTCCAGGGTTTCTTTATTGAGATCGAAAAAGCTAACCCGTCCGCCAGTTAATTCTGTACCATTCGCTAAAGTATAAGCATAGCCTTCATCTGTAAGTTCGTGGTTTGCCAATATTCTTACGGTATCGTCATCTAGGGCAAATGCACCCAAGCCATCAATATCTCCTGGAGGTGCATAATCATTAAATTCTTCACCAACGGTAAAAATGGGATCTACTTCGTAACCATTTAACCCTTTCATTTGTGCGGGTTGTTCTGTATCGCCAGTGTTGTTAATAAATGTGGGGTTCATAATATTTCCTCCAAGTTTTGGGTCTAAATTTAATGGGGTTTCTAAATTGATGGCGATTACTTCGTTGTTGTCGATATCTCCTTCTCTTCCCTGGGAAAAAGGATAGTTATTATCGTTAGCAACTAAAATGGTGTCTTTGTCAGCGACTACTATGTTTTCAATAGTTTCAAAGGGAAAATCGAAGGTAGTCTTGCGATCGCCGTTTAAATCATTCGGGTCGTCAATATTTAATAAGTCAACGACTTCTTCTTTGGCGACAAAACCGTTCTCATCTACCTGAGAAACATCAATTTTGAAGATCTTTTTAAATTTGGCTTCTTCTCCCTGGTTGCTATCTCGTTCGATAACGAGAAACTCATGATCGTTAATGGGCGTAAAGTCACCAATAGGATTGCCGTCAGTGGTTGGGTAGTAACCAACTAAGCCGTTATAGTCAGCAGACTCCACATCAAATTCATAGATGCGTAGGGCATTTTCAGGATCGCCATCTACTGTTCCTTCTAAAAAAGGATAAAGAGTTTTGCGATCTGGACTAAATGCCATGCCTTCAAAACCTTTGGAACTAGCTAGGTTAGGTAAGTCAGACCCTAACTCTGGATTTTGAGGAGACTGGACAAATTCACCCGTCACTGAATCTACTACCGCTACTCCAGTAGCAGGAAAGTCAGTAAAGAAGCCATCCACGCCTACATCTATTAATTGTTTAAACTCTTCTTCAGGAGTTTGAGGATTACCCTCAGCATCCAGAGTTAGAAATCGTTCTTCATTCCGCAGGGTGTAAGGATGTACCTGTAAACCTGCATCGTGGGCATAATCAACCAGAGGAAAAACTTCTCCCGTTAGCTGGGTGGTAATTTCGGCGTTGCCATCGCCATCACCATCTACGGGTTTGTCTAAATCCTCTCGCAACAAGATATTGTTTTTCCAAGGACCTAAACCACTAGCGTAGCTACTGATGATTTCAATCACTTCTGGATTAGCAAAATCGCCATAGGTAATTGATTGAGCGACTTCAGGTTTATAGCTACCGTCTTCGCCAATGATGCCTAAAGCGGTGAGTAATTCCTCGCCATAAGCAGCCACAGCATCTTCTTGAGTAAATTCCTCTTGACTAAAGTTAGCGACAAAATCATAGGGGACAGAAAAACCTCCACCGCCTTCGTTAATGTCGTCGTCTTCGGTGTTACCAAATAGCTGTACCAAGGGAATATCCCCTAGACCAAGCTCTTCTAAAGTTGCGTTAAGCTCAATTAAATTACTAACTTCAAAAGACTGAATAAAAATACGGTCTGGATCGGTAAAGCCAGTATCCTGTAAAGTCTTAACTAAAGGTTCTTCTAGAGATAAACCCTGCTCATCAAAAAAGGAAGGATGTTTGGTTTCAGGATAAATTCCCACCTTTACCCCTGTTTCTGCCTCCGTCTCTTGAACTAGTTGAATGACTTCTTCAAAAGTGGGGATTTCAAAAGCATCATTAAAACTTTGATCGCGAAAATCTTGGGGTTGAACGGCTCGTATCTGCTTAATTTCTTCTAAGGTAAAGTCTTCAGCAAAGTATGCCGTCACCTCTTCACCATCCAGGATTTTAGTAGACATCCTATCTTTACCAAACACTTCGGCGACGTTGGTAGTGTCGTCTAATATTGGTTCATGACGATCTATTAAAACACCATCTTTAGTAGATACTAGGTCTGGTTCAATAAAGTCTGCTCCTTGAGCGATCGCCACACGGTAAGCTTCCAAGGTATGCTCTGGTAATACCCCGCTTGCACCACGATGTCCAATAACTAATGGATCTTGACCGTTTAAGGTATTTAAATTAGTTTCGTTTGGGGTGGAAACAGGTGCTTCGAGTAACTTGCCATCCGAGTTAAAGTGCAGCAGATAAGGACCAAATTCATCTCCTACCCATATATCCCCGTTATCATCGATGACAAAGGACTCAATATCGAAGTCTCCGCCTGTAAGTAAACGCTCTTTACTATCTTGATTAACAATATCAAAATCAATAAGCTTGTCTGGATCTGATAGTTGAATAAAGTCTTCTATTTCAATACTTCCGTCACCATTTTCTAATCCTATAAAATTTGGATCTGCCTGATAGATGCGTAATAGATAATCTTTGCTGTTTTCTTGTTTGCCAAAGCCATTGTCAGATAAAAACCAAAATGCCCCCGTATTTCCTGGAGCAAACTGTACGCCACTAAAACCTTGTATAGGTTGTCCTTCAAAAGCGCCAGTACGTCCATTGGCATCTATAGGATTACCTTCGCCATCATTGCCCCCCGCGGGACTGCCCTCAGCGAAAGTATCTGCTGGCAAAGTGGCAAAACCAGCTAGTTTATTAGCCATGTTGTATTTTCTAGTTAAGTGAAATGTAAATTCCTAAAATTTGCAAACAAAAACATGGAAATAACACGATCATTATTTCCATGTTTTTGCTCTTTCACCTATTAGAATTGCACAGTTAAATTAAGAACAAGCAATTGGTTATTTAACAATTAATCAAGCTTATTTAACAACTGTTTAACTTAAGTTTAAGTGTAAACATTTATCAAAATACTATCTATTGTAGTGTTTTTTGTGATGGACAGTATATCTTAGTACCAATTTTAACTAAGGCTTTAAAACTTACAAATTATTAACCTTAATATCATTTTAACCCTTAATTTAACTAATGTTTACCTAATTATTGATTCGTAATTTTACCCAAATAAATTCGCTTTGAATTATCGTTTTTTATAATCCAACCTAAAGATTTCAGGCGATAAAGAAGATTAGATATTGTTACTCCAAATTTATTGGCGATCGCATTTTGGGTAAAAAAGTTGTATACTGTTGATCGCCAATTTTTACAGAAGGGTAATAA
This DNA window, taken from Pleurocapsa sp. FMAR1, encodes the following:
- a CDS encoding esterase-like activity of phytase family protein; translation: MANKLAGFATLPADTFAEGSPAGGNDGEGNPIDANGRTGAFEGQPIQGFSGVQFAPGNTGAFWFLSDNGFGKQENSKDYLLRIYQADPNFIGLENGDGSIEIEDFIQLSDPDKLIDFDIVNQDSKERLLTGGDFDIESFVIDDNGDIWVGDEFGPYLLHFNSDGKLLEAPVSTPNETNLNTLNGQDPLVIGHRGASGVLPEHTLEAYRVAIAQGADFIEPDLVSTKDGVLIDRHEPILDDTTNVAEVFGKDRMSTKILDGEEVTAYFAEDFTLEEIKQIRAVQPQDFRDQSFNDAFEIPTFEEVIQLVQETEAETGVKVGIYPETKHPSFFDEQGLSLEEPLVKTLQDTGFTDPDRIFIQSFEVSNLIELNATLEELGLGDIPLVQLFGNTEDDDINEGGGGFSVPYDFVANFSQEEFTQEDAVAAYGEELLTALGIIGEDGSYKPEVAQSITYGDFANPEVIEIISSYASGLGPWKNNILLREDLDKPVDGDGDGNAEITTQLTGEVFPLVDYAHDAGLQVHPYTLRNEERFLTLDAEGNPQTPEEEFKQLIDVGVDGFFTDFPATGVAVVDSVTGEFVQSPQNPELGSDLPNLASSKGFEGMAFSPDRKTLYPFLEGTVDGDPENALRIYEFDVESADYNGLVGYYPTTDGNPIGDFTPINDHEFLVIERDSNQGEEAKFKKIFKIDVSQVDENGFVAKEEVVDLLNIDDPNDLNGDRKTTFDFPFETIENIVVADKDTILVANDNNYPFSQGREGDIDNNEVIAINLETPLNLDPKLGGNIMNPTFINNTGDTEQPAQMKGLNGYEVDPIFTVGEEFNDYAPPGDIDGLGAFALDDDTVRILANHELTDEGYAYTLANGTELTGGRVSFFDLNKETLELEDSGLAYDKIINRNGEKVNEITDLEYEGLNRLCSAHYIEANQFGEGRGLTDSLFFTGEETAGGTEFVLDPATNTLQAVPWMGRAAWENVTELDTGTTDQVAFLVGDDREGAPLTMYVGEKDTTEGAGLLERNGLAGGKLYTWVPEGDLADTPTFTDEDGEEVDDDNAPDPAGFNGTGNSQAGSWLELDYYRPDKSGSAVDTNDDGEIQDELGYDEQGFATQAQQDQMSIDAGGFQFSRPEDVATNPEDGTQAVLNSTGRGGRFAEDNYGTTYKISTEFGESGAPLTGQIDILYDGDDAGNGQFKGSDFGVRSPDNTDWSDDGYIYIQEDRATVEDEDFGGTSGEEASIWKLNPNSGELTRVAQMDRSALPEGQTDPEPDDIGNWESSGILDVSELFDEEPGTRFIFDVQAHSVEDGIIAKADLVEGGQLSFLTTDAPEDISDMGEDTPTSVFGTLKDDILEAGLDFDTSNNLIFTGEGDDLIDLSPGEGNNRAYGGNGQDVFILGESDRIFADGDDDQLFVLSGGDNTITGNLGSDQFWIANSQYPESPNTITDFTSGEDVIGISGLGIGYDDLSITQTDAGALISAKGNDLAIVSNTPADFLANEDNFAFA